The Haloferax sp. Atlit-12N genome window below encodes:
- a CDS encoding 30S ribosomal protein S8e, with the protein MKDQGRSKRKRTGGRRKPSRNKKRYQLGREPAATTVGEPRFQIIDSRGNNEKLRALSTNVAQVADGADVTQADIEGVVDNPSNVNYARRNIITKGSIIDTSAGRARVTSRPGQDGQVNAVVVDEE; encoded by the coding sequence ATGAAGGACCAAGGACGCTCCAAGCGGAAGCGGACCGGCGGTCGGCGCAAGCCGTCCCGAAACAAGAAGCGATACCAGCTGGGCCGCGAACCCGCCGCCACGACGGTCGGCGAGCCCCGGTTCCAGATCATCGACTCCCGCGGTAACAACGAGAAGCTCCGCGCGCTCTCGACGAACGTCGCGCAGGTCGCCGACGGTGCCGACGTGACGCAGGCCGACATCGAAGGCGTCGTCGACAACCCGTCGAACGTCAACTACGCCCGCCGGAACATCATCACGAAGGGCTCCATCATCGACACGAGCGCCGGCCGCGCCCGCGTCACCTCCCGCCCCGGCCAGGACGGACAGGTCAACGCCGTCGTCGTCGACGAAGAGTAA
- a CDS encoding DUF2240 family protein, which translates to MSLDVTVAVPFRQHGSTRLGEGEFVVALSLDRDWFSPDQAKRLIDLAAGRGLVERDDGEVVATFDPAGVQIPEEFEPDASVLREQSAFEQILDACVAAGIEKQAAVAGINERQSRLGVTAEAAAVLFARANDVNVDDAAEKAKRSLAE; encoded by the coding sequence ATGAGTCTCGACGTCACCGTCGCCGTCCCCTTCCGGCAACACGGCTCGACCCGCCTCGGCGAGGGCGAGTTCGTCGTCGCCCTGTCGCTCGACCGCGACTGGTTCTCCCCGGACCAGGCGAAGCGCCTCATCGACCTCGCCGCGGGTCGCGGCCTCGTCGAGCGCGACGACGGCGAGGTCGTCGCGACGTTCGACCCCGCCGGCGTACAGATTCCCGAGGAGTTCGAACCCGACGCCTCCGTCCTCCGCGAGCAGTCGGCGTTCGAGCAGATTCTCGACGCCTGCGTCGCCGCCGGCATCGAAAAACAGGCCGCCGTCGCCGGCATCAACGAGCGACAGTCCCGCCTCGGCGTCACCGCCGAGGCCGCCGCGGTCCTCTTCGCGCGCGCGAACGACGTGAACGTGGACGACGCGGCCGAGAAAGCAAAGCGGTCGCTGGCCGAGTAG
- a CDS encoding HAD family hydrolase: protein MSVSAVGFDLDYTLAVPTRDRETILSEAAAAAGAPPLTREAYLRAHQENLTRETRAPIFETLLDEHGSPVDPEHVATAYRERITDAVVPVEGVEAMLAGLRTTYRVGLLTNGPVVAQEAKIDKLGWRDHFDTALVTGALPAGKPDKRAFEALLDELGTEPEETVYVGDSVHHDIAGAHDAGMLPVQVLGEGCDDPDPRAVAHIHHDDLPTALPELVADL from the coding sequence ATGTCTGTCAGCGCGGTCGGGTTCGACCTCGACTACACACTCGCGGTCCCGACGCGGGACCGCGAGACGATTCTCTCGGAGGCGGCGGCGGCGGCGGGCGCGCCCCCGTTGACCCGAGAGGCGTATCTCCGGGCACACCAAGAGAACCTCACGCGCGAGACCCGCGCGCCCATCTTCGAGACGCTCCTCGACGAGCACGGCTCTCCCGTCGACCCGGAGCACGTCGCGACGGCGTACAGAGAACGAATCACCGACGCGGTCGTCCCCGTCGAGGGCGTCGAGGCGATGCTCGCCGGCCTGCGGACGACCTACCGCGTCGGCCTCCTCACCAACGGGCCGGTCGTGGCCCAGGAGGCAAAAATCGACAAACTCGGGTGGCGCGACCACTTCGACACGGCGCTCGTGACCGGGGCGCTCCCCGCCGGAAAGCCGGACAAGCGGGCGTTCGAAGCCCTGCTCGACGAGCTCGGAACCGAACCCGAGGAGACCGTCTACGTCGGCGACAGTGTCCACCACGACATCGCCGGCGCGCACGACGCCGGGATGCTCCCAGTGCAGGTACTCGGCGAGGGTTGTGACGACCCCGACCCGCGGGCGGTCGCCCACATTCACCACGACGACCTGCCGACGGCGCTTCCTGAACTCGTCGCGGACCTCTGA
- a CDS encoding DNA double-strand break repair nuclease NurA produces the protein MTLDPVHVDDIASMASSIADSVDDADYDDLARTVWESWLDPLESPDGGLPIVEPLGEQRLHAADIDDVALTESPFPTVHGLDSGTINPTTFKNGLVLDVAHAAMASEPSDLDLHRHRSIVMAAHTHDPVQFFDTDEWLQSDEGYGRRRVLSVPRVNRYAEGVVHALALYLAESAHALEHADAVSDLLILDGPVYPKELLNWRDRDAELKDLARDAKPKAVVENYIRLVERFVERDVPLAGFVKNPGAKHVVRTVRKQLDGSDAGRRPWVDDAAFFVNLLERREGPDGDERRTEELTFTSWFASRGGSDRQLSAEGEAFGIERALDPEAYTVTFFVLYDPRTDVCYRVEAPYAFTKDPDRRADLMHHVVRDVAATRGPPLAVEKADELARVSIGEKAALRRKLSEKLDSDQMKSYDNIRWVDADE, from the coding sequence ATGACCCTCGACCCCGTCCACGTGGACGACATCGCGTCCATGGCGAGTTCCATCGCTGACTCGGTCGACGACGCCGACTACGACGACCTCGCGCGGACGGTCTGGGAATCGTGGCTCGACCCCCTCGAATCGCCCGACGGAGGACTCCCAATCGTCGAACCGCTCGGCGAACAGCGCCTCCACGCCGCCGATATCGACGACGTCGCGCTCACGGAGTCGCCGTTTCCGACCGTCCACGGCCTCGACTCGGGGACCATCAACCCGACGACGTTCAAAAACGGGCTCGTCCTCGACGTGGCTCACGCCGCGATGGCGTCCGAGCCGTCCGACCTCGACCTCCACCGCCACCGCTCTATCGTCATGGCGGCCCACACCCACGACCCGGTCCAGTTTTTCGACACCGACGAGTGGCTCCAGTCCGACGAGGGTTACGGCCGCCGGCGCGTGCTGAGCGTCCCGCGAGTCAACCGCTACGCCGAGGGCGTCGTCCACGCGCTCGCGCTCTACCTCGCCGAGAGCGCCCACGCGCTCGAACACGCCGACGCCGTCTCCGACCTGCTCATCCTCGACGGGCCGGTGTACCCGAAAGAGCTCCTGAACTGGCGCGACCGCGACGCCGAGCTGAAAGACCTCGCGCGCGACGCGAAGCCGAAGGCCGTCGTGGAGAACTACATCCGCCTCGTCGAGCGCTTCGTCGAGCGCGACGTGCCGCTCGCCGGCTTCGTGAAGAACCCCGGCGCGAAACACGTCGTCCGCACGGTCAGGAAACAGCTCGACGGGAGCGACGCCGGCAGGCGGCCGTGGGTCGACGACGCCGCCTTCTTCGTCAACCTGCTCGAACGCCGGGAGGGTCCCGACGGCGACGAGCGCCGCACCGAGGAACTCACGTTCACGAGCTGGTTCGCCTCGCGCGGCGGGTCGGACCGCCAACTGAGCGCCGAGGGCGAGGCGTTCGGCATCGAGCGCGCCCTCGACCCCGAGGCGTACACGGTGACGTTCTTCGTGCTGTACGACCCCCGAACCGACGTGTGCTACCGGGTCGAAGCGCCCTACGCGTTCACGAAGGACCCCGACCGACGCGCCGACCTGATGCACCACGTCGTCCGCGACGTGGCCGCCACGCGCGGGCCGCCGCTGGCGGTCGAGAAGGCCGACGAACTCGCGCGGGTGAGCATCGGCGAGAAGGCCGCGCTCAGACGAAAGCTCTCGGAGAAACTCGACTCTGACCAGATGAAGAGCTACGACAATATCCGCTGGGTCGACGCCGACGAGTAA